Proteins from a genomic interval of Paenibacillus sp. FSL R5-0623:
- the argJ gene encoding bifunctional glutamate N-acetyltransferase/amino-acid acetyltransferase ArgJ, translating to MGTNVEQQTFTVVENGTIVTPGGFTAGGLHCGLKKTSRNDIGAIRCDVPATAAAVYTTNVFQAAPLKVTRESLSNGRLQAVIVNSGNANACTGQQGEEDAYAMRSAAARELGVAEEDVAVASTGVIGELLKMDAVHSGITGLPAHMGKESNEAEQFSQAILTTDLVKKEACVSVIVNGKTVTIAGAAKGSGMIHPNMATMLAFMTSDAVIGAKALQSLLRQATNHTFNMITVDGDTSTNDMLVAMSSGYAGNEELTTEHPDWDAFAAGFTYVCQVLAKAIARDGEGATKLVEVEVTGAVSDESAQAIAKTVIGSSLVKSAMFGADANWGRIIAAVGRAGQPVNPDTVDIRLGDISVLAQSRPVVFDEEAALAYLQTDTVRIVVDLHHGEGTATAWGCDLTYDYVRINAAYRT from the coding sequence ATGGGAACGAATGTGGAGCAACAGACTTTTACCGTGGTTGAGAACGGAACAATTGTAACCCCTGGGGGATTCACTGCTGGTGGACTTCACTGTGGATTGAAAAAGACATCTCGTAATGACATCGGAGCGATCCGCTGTGATGTACCTGCTACAGCTGCTGCTGTATACACAACGAACGTGTTTCAGGCGGCACCACTCAAAGTAACGCGCGAAAGCTTGAGCAACGGACGCCTTCAGGCTGTTATCGTTAACAGTGGTAATGCGAATGCATGTACAGGGCAACAAGGGGAAGAAGATGCTTATGCGATGCGTTCGGCCGCTGCGCGTGAGTTGGGTGTGGCGGAAGAGGACGTGGCTGTGGCATCCACAGGTGTCATTGGGGAATTGCTCAAAATGGATGCTGTACATTCAGGCATCACCGGACTTCCGGCGCATATGGGCAAGGAGTCGAATGAGGCGGAACAATTTTCACAAGCGATTCTGACAACGGATTTGGTGAAAAAGGAAGCTTGCGTCTCCGTTATAGTTAACGGCAAGACGGTTACGATTGCGGGAGCCGCCAAAGGCTCGGGTATGATTCATCCGAATATGGCGACAATGCTCGCTTTCATGACATCTGACGCGGTCATTGGTGCAAAAGCGTTGCAGAGCCTGCTGCGCCAGGCTACGAATCATACATTCAACATGATTACCGTCGATGGGGATACAAGTACAAACGACATGCTGGTAGCTATGTCCAGTGGATATGCAGGCAATGAAGAGTTGACGACAGAGCATCCGGATTGGGACGCTTTTGCAGCCGGCTTCACCTATGTATGCCAAGTATTGGCCAAAGCCATTGCTCGCGATGGTGAAGGAGCAACTAAACTGGTCGAGGTAGAAGTTACAGGAGCAGTAAGTGATGAGTCCGCGCAAGCAATCGCGAAAACTGTCATCGGTTCCAGTCTGGTGAAATCAGCCATGTTCGGCGCAGATGCTAACTGGGGACGGATTATTGCAGCCGTAGGGCGTGCAGGACAGCCGGTGAACCCGGATACCGTAGATATCCGTTTGGGAGATATCTCGGTACTTGCGCAGTCCCGCCCAGTTGTGTTTGACGAAGAAGCGGCCTTGGCCTATTTGCAGACCGATACAGTTCGCATTGTGGTAGATCTGCACCACGGCGAAGGAACA
- the argC gene encoding N-acetyl-gamma-glutamyl-phosphate reductase: MNNKLKVAIVGSTGYGGVELIRFFQNHPLVEITSVISSSSSGESIADGFPHLTGVIHRPLDGVDPAEIASRADLVFTATPSGVSAKLVPSLLAAGLKVIDLSGDFRLKDGTVYEEWYKHPAPSADLLEQAVYGMAEVYGEEVKGQNFISNPGCYPTATLLGLIPAVEAGWIDPSTIIIDAKSGVSGAGRGTSLTNHYAEMNENFKAYKLNKHQHIPEIEQVLGSITGTPVTVTFTTHLVPMTRGIMSTMYANLVGEHSDREIVDLYRKYYENRPFVRVREPGIWPSTKEVYGSNYCDIGFAVDSRTGRLTIISVIDNLVKGASGQAIQNMNLMMGWEENLGLNMTPVYP; encoded by the coding sequence GTGAATAACAAATTAAAAGTAGCAATCGTCGGTTCCACCGGCTACGGCGGGGTGGAGCTGATTCGTTTTTTCCAGAACCATCCGCTGGTTGAAATCACATCGGTGATCTCATCATCGAGCAGTGGTGAGTCCATCGCAGATGGATTTCCGCATTTGACGGGCGTGATTCACAGGCCACTCGACGGTGTAGATCCGGCTGAAATTGCGAGTCGTGCGGATCTGGTATTCACAGCGACCCCGTCCGGCGTAAGTGCAAAGCTCGTACCGAGCCTACTGGCAGCAGGACTTAAGGTGATTGACTTGTCTGGCGATTTCAGACTCAAGGATGGAACGGTGTACGAAGAGTGGTACAAACATCCGGCGCCTTCAGCTGATTTGCTGGAACAAGCGGTATACGGCATGGCTGAGGTGTATGGCGAAGAAGTGAAGGGACAGAATTTTATATCCAACCCAGGCTGTTATCCAACGGCTACACTTCTTGGACTGATCCCTGCTGTAGAGGCAGGCTGGATTGATCCTTCTACTATTATTATTGATGCTAAATCAGGCGTATCTGGAGCAGGACGCGGAACAAGTCTGACAAATCATTATGCAGAGATGAATGAGAATTTCAAAGCCTATAAACTGAATAAACATCAACATATTCCCGAGATCGAACAAGTGCTTGGCAGTATAACGGGAACGCCTGTTACGGTTACCTTCACAACACATCTGGTGCCAATGACACGTGGAATCATGAGTACGATGTATGCAAACCTCGTTGGGGAACACAGCGACCGGGAGATCGTAGATTTATACCGCAAATATTATGAGAACAGACCTTTCGTACGTGTACGTGAACCGGGCATCTGGCCTTCTACCAAAGAAGTGTACGGATCCAACTATTGTGATATCGGATTTGCGGTGGATTCTCGCACAGGGCGTTTAACGATTATTTCGGTCATCGACAACCTGGTGAAGGGTGCTTCCGGGCAAGCGATTCAAAATATGAACCTGATGATGGGATGGGAGGAGAACCTCGGGCTGAACATGACACCGGTATATCCATAA
- the cls gene encoding cardiolipin synthase, producing the protein MHIESILLIVLLGLNIIFAAAVVFFERKDASASWAWLLVLNFIPVFGFVLYLLTGQNLTRYRLFQWKERKKLGLEERIEAQLTQLHDNRTPFRNQATETSQDMIYMNLKQNGALLTEDNAVEIITDGTDKFQRLLDDIEAAQDHVHVQYYIYRGDRLGKKIRDALIRKAREGIKVRLLYDALGSRRVSKRFFKELREAGGLVEVFFPSKFSLINLRMNYRNHRKIVIIDGNLGYTGGFNVGDEYLGLNSKFGYWRDTHLRIQGNAVHALQTRFLLDWNEASKQHDTPYVPAHFPHIEGTGKIAMQIVSSGPDAETEHIKNSYLKMINGAKQSILIQTPYFIPDASVFEAIRLACLSGIDVRIMIPNKPDHAFVYWATLSYIGELLKVGAKVFIYDNGFIHAKTLIIDSLVASVGTANIDYRSFRLNFEVNAFMYDEAIATALVQTFEHDLHVSREMTLDEYQKRSLIIRFKEAISRLLSPIL; encoded by the coding sequence GTGCATATCGAATCCATTTTACTTATTGTACTCCTTGGCCTGAATATTATTTTTGCGGCAGCAGTCGTTTTCTTCGAACGGAAGGATGCCAGCGCTTCCTGGGCTTGGCTGCTCGTCTTGAACTTTATTCCGGTGTTTGGGTTTGTACTTTATCTTTTAACCGGTCAGAATCTGACCCGATACCGGCTTTTCCAGTGGAAGGAACGTAAGAAGCTCGGGCTAGAGGAACGTATTGAAGCCCAGCTCACGCAGTTGCACGATAACCGCACCCCTTTCCGCAACCAAGCAACCGAGACTAGCCAGGACATGATTTATATGAACCTGAAGCAGAACGGTGCTCTGTTAACGGAGGATAATGCGGTTGAGATCATTACGGACGGAACAGACAAGTTCCAACGGCTCTTGGACGACATCGAAGCGGCTCAGGATCACGTGCACGTGCAATACTACATCTATAGAGGCGATCGTCTGGGTAAAAAAATCCGGGATGCACTTATCCGCAAAGCGCGGGAAGGCATCAAAGTCCGATTACTGTATGACGCGCTCGGATCACGGCGGGTTTCGAAACGCTTTTTCAAAGAATTGCGCGAAGCAGGCGGCTTGGTTGAAGTCTTTTTCCCCTCCAAATTCAGTCTGATCAACTTGCGTATGAACTACCGGAACCACCGGAAGATTGTCATCATCGATGGTAACCTGGGGTACACGGGCGGGTTTAATGTTGGAGATGAGTATCTTGGCTTGAACTCAAAATTCGGTTACTGGCGTGACACACATCTGCGTATTCAGGGAAATGCTGTCCATGCGCTGCAGACCCGTTTCCTTCTGGACTGGAATGAAGCGTCCAAACAACACGACACACCTTACGTTCCGGCGCATTTCCCTCATATCGAGGGCACAGGAAAGATTGCCATGCAGATTGTCTCCAGTGGACCAGATGCAGAGACTGAACATATCAAGAACAGTTATCTCAAGATGATTAACGGGGCCAAACAATCGATTCTGATTCAAACGCCTTATTTTATCCCGGATGCCAGTGTATTCGAAGCTATTCGTCTCGCGTGTCTGTCCGGCATAGATGTTCGCATCATGATTCCAAATAAACCCGACCATGCCTTTGTATATTGGGCTACGTTATCTTATATTGGTGAGTTGCTGAAGGTTGGCGCCAAAGTATTTATATATGATAATGGCTTCATTCATGCCAAAACACTTATCATTGACAGTTTGGTTGCATCCGTGGGAACCGCCAATATTGACTACCGCAGTTTCCGGTTGAACTTTGAGGTTAATGCCTTTATGTATGATGAAGCAATTGCAACAGCACTTGTACAAACCTTTGAGCACGACCTGCATGTATCGCGGGAAATGACGCTTGATGAATACCAAAAACGCAGTCTGATCATCCGCTTCAAAGAAGCGATTTCTCGTCTGCTGTCTCCGATTCTGTAG
- a CDS encoding YitT family protein — protein sequence MQQRSQFHNNRKKRITSLIPLNGPWRNVVDTVSIILGSFLIAVAFNLFLLPNQIASGGVSGLSILGKEWLNWEPAYTQWAINIPLLIAGFLLIGKQYGIRSVLGSIVLPLLVYLTKDWATPTTNPLLGSLYGGIGVGLGIGIVYRGRGSTGGMSILARIVQKYSGLSYSLCVVIMDATVIIMAAFVLSLEQSLYALIGLYVTGKVIDAVEMGLGFSKVAYIISNQTEAISKVILDDLDRGLTKLEAKGGYTDDQRTVLMVVVGQNEVPRLKALIRSVDPGAFVIISNAHEVLGEGFKRGEHV from the coding sequence ATGCAACAACGATCACAATTTCATAATAACCGCAAAAAGAGGATAACTAGCCTCATTCCACTCAATGGTCCATGGAGAAACGTCGTGGACACGGTATCTATCATTTTAGGTTCGTTTTTAATTGCAGTGGCCTTTAATTTATTTTTATTACCGAATCAGATCGCTTCAGGTGGGGTGTCCGGGTTATCGATCCTGGGCAAGGAATGGCTTAATTGGGAACCGGCATATACCCAATGGGCGATTAACATCCCACTTCTAATCGCGGGTTTTCTGCTTATTGGTAAGCAGTATGGTATTCGTTCAGTCCTGGGCAGTATTGTCCTGCCACTGTTAGTTTATCTCACGAAGGATTGGGCCACTCCAACAACGAATCCGCTACTTGGTTCACTTTATGGTGGGATTGGCGTTGGTCTAGGTATTGGAATTGTATACCGAGGTAGAGGATCAACAGGTGGCATGAGCATTCTTGCCAGAATCGTACAGAAATACAGTGGACTGAGTTATTCATTGTGTGTAGTCATCATGGATGCTACGGTTATTATTATGGCTGCATTTGTGTTGTCATTAGAGCAGTCTCTCTATGCGCTGATTGGGTTGTATGTTACCGGTAAAGTGATCGATGCCGTTGAGATGGGCCTAGGCTTTTCCAAGGTGGCGTATATTATCTCCAACCAGACGGAAGCGATTAGCAAAGTGATTTTGGATGATCTGGATCGCGGATTAACGAAGCTGGAAGCCAAAGGTGGTTACACTGACGATCAGCGAACCGTACTGATGGTAGTCGTTGGGCAAAATGAGGTGCCAAGACTCAAAGCGTTGATCCGGTCTGTGGACCCGGGAGCTTTTGTCATTATCAGTAACGCGCACGAAGTGCTCGGCGAAGGTTTTAAGCGTGGAGAACATGTGTGA